One genomic region from Coprothermobacter sp. encodes:
- a CDS encoding permease codes for MGIEALWSILVGGLVTALSAVGAAFAFKLSNTPMTSLSSLWIFMGAAFVISLGSLGSAMGIRISGSQAAGILSEKPELFGKMFVMMALPGTQGFYAFVYGIMMIVLSGVLNKGAIISNAKGLAMMAVGIGVGSVEWLSAIAQGQAAAAAESLTARQPSSFGQAILIPALVETYAVIALVSGILLLLWITQAAF; via the coding sequence ATGGGTATTGAAGCGTTGTGGTCAATTCTTGTCGGAGGTCTCGTAACGGCGCTCAGTGCTGTCGGGGCGGCGTTCGCCTTCAAACTCTCGAACACGCCGATGACATCGCTGAGTTCACTCTGGATATTCATGGGAGCAGCTTTTGTCATCAGTCTCGGTAGCCTTGGCTCTGCCATGGGAATTCGTATCAGTGGGTCTCAGGCGGCAGGAATACTCTCCGAGAAGCCGGAGCTTTTTGGCAAGATGTTTGTCATGATGGCTCTTCCGGGCACGCAGGGATTCTATGCTTTCGTCTATGGAATCATGATGATTGTACTATCTGGAGTTCTCAACAAGGGAGCGATCATCTCCAACGCGAAAGGTCTTGCGATGATGGCGGTCGGGATCGGTGTCGGCTCTGTCGAGTGGTTGTCCGCCATTGCTCAGGGACAGGCCGCCGCCGCCGCGGAGAGCCTCACTGCGCGTCAGCCCAGCAGTTTTGGCCAGGCCATCCTCATTCCTGCTCTGGTCGAGACCTATGCCGTCATAGCTCTGGTTTCCGGCATTCTGCTCTTGCTCTGGATCACCCAGGCAGCTTTCTAG